The Magnetococcus marinus MC-1 genome contains the following window.
CCGCTCAGATCATGTCAATCCAACGGCCTACAGGCCGCTCCGATTCTCTATAAAGACTGCTTGCGCTCCATCAATACCTGACGCAGCATTTTATCGGCTACATCTAAGCTGGAGACATTATAGGTGCCCGAGGCGAGCGCCTCCTTAATGGGCTGGATCAGCTCCATCCGTAACTCAGGGGAACTTTGTACCGCCTCGCCCGCCTGACCGGCAATGCGTGCCCCCTCAGAGAGAGCCACATCATCACGGCCCCGGCTGGAACCCGCTTTGGCGGCACGGCCACTAGCCACCGGACGCTCCGCCGCGACCCGATTGTTGCCTGTGATACGCTCCAGCTTATTCGACCCCAACCCTTTGATTCTCATGGGTGTCCACTCCATTGACTTTCCCCAGCCTCACCGTGAGGCTCCGGCACTTAACATCCGCTTGTGCCTGTATAAATCCACCAACTGAGCTTGGCTCAACCGGCCCCATTGCATACCCTACACGCCCCGTTACAGATGATACCCAACCCTAAACGGCGCCTAACACACCCTGCTCAACCGAGTGTGCCTAAGATACTTTGCACAACCCGCGCCAACCTTAATGTTCCCGGCTTTTCTGTGCTTGCATGGCCGCATATTGTGCATTCAACGCTTCGATCGAGGGATTGAGCGCCCCACCAGGACGCCCACCAGGACGACGGGTCAGCTGATCATAGATCGCCTCCTTCATGCCCAAGCCGCCCTCACCTTTACTGGCCAGATCGGCATACTCTTGATCCAGCATATCGCGAAAAATTTTCTCGCCATTGCTCTTACGCATCAAACCGCCCTCACCAAAATCCGGCACGGTCTTACGCATGGAGCCTAACAGCTGCTTGATAAACATCGCCTCAAAGTTGGCCGCCGCCTTACGCAACGTCTTTTCATCCTGCTCTGAGAGGGGCACACGATTGCTGCGATCCGCCCCGGCAATCGAGGGGTTATTGCTGCGCCCGGCGGTGCTATGACGCACCTGACCACCGGCCATCTGCTGCATCATCACCCCTTGTGCCTTGGTGGAGAGAAAATCGTTCATTACATC
Protein-coding sequences here:
- the flgM gene encoding flagellar biosynthesis anti-sigma factor FlgM; its protein translation is MRIKGLGSNKLERITGNNRVAAERPVASGRAAKAGSSRGRDDVALSEGARIAGQAGEAVQSSPELRMELIQPIKEALASGTYNVSSLDVADKMLRQVLMERKQSL
- a CDS encoding rod-binding protein, with the protein product MNDFLSTKAQGVMMQQMAGGQVRHSTAGRSNNPSIAGADRSNRVPLSEQDEKTLRKAAANFEAMFIKQLLGSMRKTVPDFGEGGLMRKSNGEKIFRDMLDQEYADLASKGEGGLGMKEAIYDQLTRRPGGRPGGALNPSIEALNAQYAAMQAQKSREH